In Blastocatellia bacterium, the DNA window TGGCCTCGGCCGCCGCGGCCGCTTTCTTCAACTCGGCGAGGATTTTCCGGTTGTTTTTCTTGATGCTGTCGGGGATGACGACGTAAGTGGGCTTGAAGCCGTTTTGAATATCTACGCCCAGTTCCTTCTCGGGCAGGTCCTTGATATGCCCGACGCTGGCCATGACCTTGTAGTCCGCGCCGAGATACTTATTGATCGTCCTGGCCTTGGCCGGTGATTCGACAATGACGAGATTCTTGGCCATGAGTCACATCTTTTTCACGAAGTTCTTTCCCGGTAATTGGCTGATTTTACCCTTCACTTCGAGCTCGAGCAAGACCTGCATCAGCACGGACGAGGGAAGACCGCTTGTCGCCAGCAACTCATCAATGTGCGTGGGAGTATCGAATGAAAGAAGAGCGAGAACTTTCTGCTGGCGCTCATCGAGGGTCAACGTGAGCTGCTCGGCGTCGGGAGCGGGCGCCGCCAGCTCCTGCTGGAGGATCCGCCGACTGATGTCGTAGGGCAGCTCCTCGACGACATCGCGCCAGTACTGGACGAGCTTGGCCCCGCTTTTGATGAGATAGTTGGGACCGAAGCTGGTGGCCGACGTGATATTGCCCGGCACGGCAAAAACATCGCGATCTTGTTCGATGGCCAGGCGAGCGGTGATAAGCGAGCCGCTCTGTTGAGCCGCTTCCACCACCACGACGCCGAGCGACAACCCGCTGATGATACGATTGCGAAAGGGGAAATTCTGCGGCGCCGGAGGCGTTCCCAGAGGGAATTCCGTCACCAGTGCCCCGCTGGAGCGAATCGCCTCGGCCAGTCGCTGATTCTCCCTCGGATAGGTGAGATCGAGCCCGGTGCCGAGGACGGCGATGGTTTTCCCTTTGGCTTCCAGGGCCCCGCGATGAGCGGCGGAGTCAATGCCCCGGGCGAATCCCGAAACAATCGTCAGCCCGCGCGCGGCCAGATCACGGGCCAGTTGTACGGCGACATTGGCTCCGTAGGTGGAGGGACGGCGCGTTCCCACGATGGCGATACACGGCTGGCCGAGCGCCTCCTCCAGGCGGCCCAGGGCATAGAGCACAATCGGCGGATCATAAATCTCGCGCAGGAGCGCCGGATACCGGGGATCGGCCAGAGTCACAACTTCCGCTCCCATGGCGTCGAGCCGCTTCAGCTCCTCCTCAGCCAGACGACGGGGCTCCGACGCATGGAGGCGATCAATCGCATCATCGCTCAGACCAAAGCTCTGCAGATCGGTCCGCGACGCGGCGAACACGGCCGCGGGCGATCCAAACCGCTCGATGAGTCGGCTCGCCGTGCGTGAGCCCACGCCGGTGATCAAACTCAAAGCCACCCAATCGTTGAGACCTTCCTGCGCGTGTGACATCGGGAATCTCACTGAACCGGACGTCAGCGAATCCGCTCCTTCCGGGACTGTCGTTGGTGCCTTTCAGGAGGAAAGGCGTTTTCTCTGACTGCCGGTGTCGCGCTCAAGGCGCATGAGTGTAGCCGCTCAGGACGAAGAAGGCAACTGCCGATTACCTCCGATCAACATTTCACTCTCGATCCCGGTGTCGAGAAACGGGATCGAGAGAGTCCGTGACTCGCCGACCGACAGATCCCTTCACTGCGGGAGCTGTCGGGGTCGCTCAATGGCCGGTAGCTCTCCGGTGAGCGACTTCAGGAATTCGACGACCGATTTCAGCTCGTCATCGGTGAACGGCTTGATCGGCATGATCTCTCCGTGTTCCTTCATGTACCGGCGACTTCGGCCATTGAGGGTGAAGAAGGCGACGTCTTCCAGCGTCGCCTCGTAGCCGTTGTGCAAATAGGGCGCCGTCAGAGCAATGTTGCGGAGCGTGGGCACGCGGAACTTCCCCACGTCATATTCCTTCTTGGTCAGATTGTACAGGCCGTAGTCCGGCGCCATGTAGAGCGTCGTGCGGGCGATTTCATGATTGGTGAAGAAGCGCGTGCGATGGCAATCGGTGCATTTTCCGCGGGTGAGAAAGATCTCCAACCCTTTCTTCTGCTCCTCGGTGAGAGCTTCGGTGTCGCCCTCGATGAACTTATCGAAAGGAGAGGGGCCGGTGACGATTGTCCGCTCGAAGGTCGCCAGCGCCTTGGCCAGGCGGTCCGGCGTCACCTGATCGCTGCCGAAGGCCGCGCGAAACAGCGGGCCGTAGCCGGGGATGGCGGCAATGGCTCGGGCCGCTCGCTCGGGCGAACTGCCCATGTGCGGACTGGAGAGTTCCTTGAGGGCTTGATCTTCTAAACTCCTCGCCCGCCCATCCCAGAAGAATTTTTGATAGTAGGCGACGTTCAGCAGCGACGGCGTATTGCGCATCCCTTTGCGCCCACCGACTCCCACGCACACGACTCTGCCATCGGCCCAGGCTTTCTCCGGAATGTGACACGAAGCGCAACTTGTCTTTCTGTCGCCCGAAAGACGGGGATCGAAAAAGAGCATCTTCCCCAGTTCGACTTTCTCGGGAGTGATGGGATTATCGGGGGGCACGGGGACATTTCCCAATGGACCCAAGGCTGCTTTGAAGAACGCCTGCCGGGCCTTGTCGCTCAGTTGGGCCAGCGCCGCTTCCCGCCCCTTGGGAGGAGCTGACGTCGTCACTTCCTTGCGCCCGCAGCCCACCAACACCACCGACAGAAGGGAGAGGATCAAGGCCGGGAGAACGATTCTTTGCTTACCCATAGCGTCCTCCTTCGTCGGAGAAAATCGTCCTCGCTTAGGATAGCCCTCCTCCCTGCTCCAGATCAAGAAAAGCTTCTCCGCTCCGAAAGGGACGGTCGAGGGTAAAACCATCGAGATCAAACGAATGAGCCCTCCGCCAGCAGGACCTTCCCTCTCTTCATGAGCCAGCATATTTAGCGCCCCGTGAGGAGCGGCATGTTTGGCCGACATGCACATGCCGCTCCGCCGGAGCCGGGGGATCCCCCTAGCGCATCCCCGTCCGCGAGGATCGTGCGGATGACTGTCCGGCCACCGTCAGTGGAGGGAGCGGACGCTTGAGCACCTCCTCGAAGAGATTGAAGATGCGCCGATAAGAATCCAGCCGCGAGGACTCGTTCTGCCACCCGTGATCCTCGATGGGCATGGTGGCCAGCTCCCAGCCGGTCTTCTTCAACTCGATGAGCCGTTGAACCAGACGGATGGTGTCTTGATAGTGGACATTGCGGTCGTGCATTCCGTGAAGGATGAGCAACCGATCCTTCAACCCATCGGCATGGTAGATGGGCGAACTCCGACGATACGCTTCCTCGTCCTCATAGGGGAGATTGAGAATGTTCGACGTGTAGGGATGGTTGTAGTGGGCCCAATCGGTCACCGGATAGAGCGCTGCTCCGGCAGCGAACACGCCCGGATGTTTGAACAGCGCCATCAGGGTGAAGAATCCGCCGTAGCTGCCTCCGTAGATGCCGATGCGGCGGGGGTCAATCCCCTGCGTCTGTGCGAGCCAGCGGGCCGCCGCCACGGCTGAATCCACGTCCTTGCCGCCCATGTTACGGTAAATGGCCGTGCGACAGTCGCGCCCGTAGCCCGATGAGCCGCGATAATCGAGATCGAGTACGGTGTAGCCCGCCTGGAGGAGGACGTTGAAAAACGGCGTCGTCCCGAAGCCTCCCCAATTCTTGAACACGCTCTGCGCGTATCCGGCACCGTGCACATAGATCACCGCCGGTCGCGTCGGATGAGGAACATCCGGCTTATAGAGGCGGGCGTAGAGCAGGTTGCCGTCGGCATCGGGGATGGTCACGATCTCGAACTTTCGCCAGCGATAACTCTTGAACTCGTCGGTGTAGGAATCGGTCAGGCGGGTCATCGGGGCTCCCGGCCGATTCTCCATCAGGTAGAGATCGGGAGGCATATCGGGATTGGTGTAGATCACGGCCATCCACTTTTCATCGGGCGAGAGGGTGACGGAATAAACGCCTTCGCCGCTCGTGATGCGGGTGAGAGATCCGCCGGTCACCGGCAGAGAATAGAAGTGGCGCTCGCCGGGATGAGGCTCGCTGGCGGTGATGTAAAACGTCTTCTTATCGCGGGAGAGTTGCACGCCGGTGATCTCCCAGCGACCCGACGTGAGCGGTCGAGCCGGACCACCGTCAATGGAAATCGTGTAGAGGTGGAAATAGCCGTCCCGCTCGCTGCGGAACCAGATGGTGCGATTGTCGGCCAGCCAGCCATACGGTCCCTGGCTTAAGATCCAGGCGTCATCATGCTCGGCATCGAGAATGCGAGCGGTCGCCTGGGCGACATCCAGGAGCACGATCCAACGATCCTTATTATCGCGGGCCCGCAGGACGCAAAAGGCCTGGCGGCCATCGTCGGACCATTGCACGGCCACCCCGCCGGGGCCACCAAACGGACCGGCCTCCGGGCTCATCAATTGAAAGCCGTACTCTCGCTTGCCCAATCCCATATCCACATAGCGGATCGCTCCTGTTTCCGTATCCATCACGCCGAGCTTCTGCTGCACCTGCGGAGCGCCAACTTTCACGCGACCCGTCCCGCCGATTTGCGTGGCCAATCGTTCGGTCTCCACATATCCGCTCCGGGTGACGTACTTGGGCATTTCGGGGATTTTGGCGCGGGCGGCTTCGGTGCGATCGTTGAGGATGAAGGTCACGAACTTTCGATCCGGGCTCAATTGCAGGCTGGTGACCGATTCGTTCTCTTTCAGGTAGGTGGGATCGGGAAAAGGTCCTCGCTCGCGTTTGGTCCGTTCCTTCTGCTCCTTCTCCTCCTTATCCTGCTTCCGAATGATCTCGAAGAGTTCGAGCTGCTGTTTCTCCAGATACTCATCCTGCCTGGAGAGTTTGGGCTTTTCCTCGGGATCGCGGCCCCGGCGAAAATCGGTGATCTGCCGGGTCTCGCCGGTCTCGATCACCCACTCGAAGAGGTTATCGCCCCGCTGGTAGACGATGCTCCGCTCATCGAAGCTGAAGCGAGGGTTCGACTCCGCGTCGGCTGTGCGTGTGATCTGGCGCGTCCGGCCGCTGCGGATGTCGTGAAGATAAAGGTCGCCCTGAAAAGCGTAGACTTTCAAGGTTCCGGCAGCGTTGCGATCGCCGGGATTGGATGAGAGCCAGCGCTTCTCTTCATCGGCGACCTTCCGCGGTGTGGCTCCCGGCGTGCGAATATCCAGTTCGTAGAGTTCGGCGCGATCCTGTCGTTCGGGATTCCATTGAAAATGCAGTTTGCTTCCATCCTCGGTCCAGCGAATTTGCGACGGGGGGGTTCCGGCCCATTTGCCGGGATCGCGCGAGATGGCTTCGAGCGTCAGTTGCGGAGGAGGTGGAGCGGCCGGTGACGTGCTTCTCCGGGCGCTCCTTTGACCCGTCCCCGCGAGTGCTCCAAACGGGAGCGTCAGCCCCCAGATGAGGGTGAGTGTCACGGCGATGAGTCGGGCAACCGATAGGCGTAGACGCATAGATTCGATCCTCCTTGCTGAAGTGATTTCGCCACTGGTTACGTCTGACCGTACGAGGAAAGTTACATCCCGCTTCCCACCGCAAGCAAGCAAAAAGGGGCTCCTTCCTCGCGTGCATCCCCGAGCGTCTCGCATCGGGGCGGGCACCGAGCGATCCCTTGCAATCCCCCCGCTCATCGTGGTTATCTATTTCGGGACAAGGAGCCATGGCCATAACCAATGCAGATGTCGCTCGCCTCTTTCGTGAGATCGCCTTCCTGCTCGATATGGAGGGCGTGGCCTTCAAGCCGCGCGCCTACGAAAAGGCGGCTCATGCGATTGAAGCGATGACCGAGCCGCTCACCGATGTCTACCGACGGGGAGGTCTGGCGGCTCTCGAAGCGATTCCCGGCGTCGGGCGGAGCCTGGCCGAAAAGATCGCCGAATATCTTCAGTCGGGCCGGATGACCTACTACGAGGAACTCAAAGCGAAGTACCCGATTGATCTCCCCTCGCTCATGGGCATCGAGGGCGTGGGACCGAAAATGATTCGCACCCTCTACGAAGAACTCGGAGTGAAAACGCTCGACGATCTGGAACAGGCGGCCCGTCAGGGCCGCATTCGCCATCTCCCTCGCTTCGGCGAGAAGATGGAGCAGAAGATTCTCAAAGGGATTGAATTTCGCCGTCGCCACGGCACGCGATTTTTGCTCGGCGAGGTGCTGCCGTTGGTGCAAGAGCTGTGCCAGCGGCTGGCGGCACGGGACGACGTCGAGATGATCGAAATCGCCGGTTCCATCCGCCGACGCAAAGAGACCGTGGGAGATGCTGACCTGCTGGTTGTCTCTCGCCGCCCCGGCCCGGTCATGGACTTTTTCGTCGCTCAACCTGAAGTCCTGCACGTCCAGGCCAAGGGCGAGACCAAAACCAGCGTCAAATTGAAAAACGGCATGGATGTGGATCTGCGAGTGGTCGAGCGAGAGAGCTTTGGTGCCGCCCTCCAGTACTTCACCGGCAGCAAGGATCACAACATCGAACTGCGCCGCATCGCCGAGAAGAAAGGCTGGAAGCTCAACGAGTATGGATTGTTCAAAGGCCGCAGGCGCATCGCCGGACGAACCGAAGAAGAAATTTATGACGCCCTCGGCCTCTCCTACATCCCCCCGGAACTGAGAGAAAATCAGGGGGAGATCGAAGCCGCGCGCGAGGGGCGGCTGCCCCGGCTCATCCCCTACGGGTCACTGCGCGGCGACCTTCAGGTTCAAACCAACTGGACCGATGGAGCCAATACGATCGAAGAAATGGCGCTCGAAGCCAAGCGCCTCGGCCTTGAATATATCGCCATCACCGACCATACCCGGAGCCTGGCCATGACCGGAGGCTCGGACGAGAAGAAACTCCTCCGCCAGATGCGGGAGATTGATCGGCTCAACGAGAAACTCGACGGAATTCGCCTGCTCAAGGGAGCCGAAGTCAACATCCAGCGCGATGGGACGCTCGACATTCGCGATGATGTTCTGGCGCAGCTAGATGTCGTGGGGGTGGCCGTCCACTCCCACTTCAACCTCTCGCGGCAGGAGATGACCGAGCGGATCATTCGAGCAATGCGGCACCCCTACGCCGACATCCTGTTTCACCCCACCGGGCGGGTGCTTCACAAGCGCGAGCCTTACGAGGTGGATATTGATGAGATCATCCGGGTGGCGAAAGAAACGGGAACGATCCTGGAAATTGATGCCTATCCCGAACGGCTCGACCTCAAAGACGAGCACATCCGGCGAGCCGTCCAAGCCGGTGTCCCGCTGGTCATAGACTCGGACGCGCATCATCTCAGTCACTTTCGCGTCCTCAGTTACGGGATTGCTCAAGCGCGTCGTGGCTGGGCACGATCGGAAGATATTCTCAACACGCTTCCCTGCGATGAATTCCTCGCCCGATTGAAGCGGCGCCGTCTCCGGTGACGTACCGCAGACTTCAGGCCACCGAACAGGCTCAATCGCCAACGTTACCTCCGTCACAGAGCAGATGGCCGGCGCTGCCGCCTTAGCCGTAGAGCGCCCGATGGACGGCCTTCGCTAGCGTTTTCACATCGTAGGGCTTGGTGACGACGCCCACCACCCCATAGCCGAAGAGCTGCGTGCCGATCTCTTCTGAACCATATCCGCTAACGAGGACGATCTTGACCCCGGGATTGATCTCGTGGAGACGGCGGCTGACCTCGCGCCCGTTCATATCCGGCATCAGGAAATCGAGCAGGACCAGGTCAACACCGGGCCAGCGGGCAGTATAAATGCGGAGCGCCTCCATCCCTCCTTCGGCGGGAAGCACCCGATAGCCCAACGATTCCAGGATGTTCTGTCCCAGCTCTCTCACCATCGGCTCGTCATCCACGAGGAGGATCGTTCCCGTTCCCCTCGGCACCGTTTCGTCGCGGTCCGCTGCAGCGGGCACCTTCAGTATCCCTACGACGGGAATGTAGATGAAAAAGGTCGTTCCCCGATCCACTTCACTCTCGACATCAATCCAGCCGCCGTGAGCTTTGATGATGCCGTAGGCCATTGACAATCCCAGACCGGTTCCGGTCCCGATCTCCTTGGTAGTGAAAAAGGGATCGAAGATATGGGGACGGATGGAGGGCGAGATGCCGAAGCCCGTATCGCTGATGGTCACGCGGGCGAACATCTCGCGGGGAGCAGTCTCTCCGGGACGCGGCACCGAGGTGTACTCACAGGCAATCCGCAGCCGACCGCCGTGCGGCATGGCATCACGGGCATTCATGAAGATGCTCAAAAGCGCCTGTTGAATCTGCGCCGGATCGGCCGTGATGAGAAGCGTCTCTTCCGGCAGTTCCGTTTCCACCCGAATATTTTCCGGCAGCGCCCGTCCGAGCAACGTCGCCATAGTCGAGAGAAGCTGTGTGAGGTTGCACGGCTCCTTGTGGTCTGTTCTGGGGCGGCTGAAGAGCAGCAGTTGACCGACGAGATCGCGCGCGCGCGCCCAAAACGAGGATGCGCTCCAGATAGTCATTGAGGGCCGGGAGGTCAGAGCCGAAGCGAACCTGCGCCACTTCGGCAAATCCCAGGATGCCGGTGAGAATATTGTTGAACTCGTGAGCGACGCCTCCGGCCAGCGTCTCAATGGCCTGGAGCTTCTCGGCCAGAAAGAGTTGCTCTTGCAGCTTGCGTTGAGCCTGTTCGGCCCGCTGACGCTCGATCTCCGCGCCCAGGCGCTGAGCGATGATTTCCAGCAGGCGCATTTCCACCTCGCTGAAATTCTTGGGTCGGGAATCAAAACCGTTGACAATCCCGATGACCTTCCCATCGCTCGCGTAGATCGGCGCTCCGATGTAGGACTCGATCCGTAGGGTTCGCAACTCGGGATCGTTGGGAAAGAGCTGCCATGTACATTCCGGATAGGCGCAGACCCGAGGCTCCTCGATGACGGTCTCGCAGGGCGTCCCCGCCAGCTCATAACGCCGACCGTGCTCGATCAGGCCGTTCTGATAGAACGTCAGGGCGCGCACCTCCCGCGTCCGGGCGTCGAGTTCGCCGACGACGACGTAGGAGACCCCCAATAAATCGGCCAGCGTCTTCGCCGCCTGGTCAAAGAGGCTCTGTCCATGGTAGCGGGTGGCCACGTCATAAATCCGGGCGATGCGCCGCTCCGCCTCATATCGCTCGCTGACATCGCGGGCAATCGTGTGCATCAGAGGGCGACCGCGAATGATAACCCTTCGATTGCTGAACTCCACCGATACCTTCCGCCCGTCCTTGCGCCGGAGAAAGGCTTCCGTGGTGATGTCCCGACCGCTCATGATCGCACGGAAGGTGCTGCGAAAGGCCAGCAGGTCTTCCTCCTCGTGGAGATCGGGGATACTCATGCGGAGCAATTCCTCGCGGCTGTAGCCCGTCAACTCGCAGGCCGCCTGATTGACGTCAATGAATCGCGCATGTGCATCCACCAGGAAAATGGCGTCGCGCGAGCCTTCAAAGACGGCTCTGAACCACTCCTCGCCTTCCTCAAGAGCATCCCTCAAGCGCCGCTGCTCGGTGATGTCTCGCTTGATGGCCAGAAAGCCGATGGGCTGTCCCGCTCTATCAGTGAGCAGTGTGAGCGTCACATCGAGGACGAGTTCGCGCCCGTCCCGGTGGTATTGAATGATCTCGCCCCGCCATTGGCCCTTCTCACGAAGGATTCGTTGCTGCTCGGCCCACGCCTGCTCGCGGGTCTGTCCTTCGAGCTTCGTCCTAATGACCTCGTTCACGCCCTTGCCGATGACTTCGTCGGCGCGCCAGCCAAACAACCGCTCGGCCGCTTGATTCCAGGCGGTAATGCGATAGTCCAGATCCACCGCAATCACTGCCTCGCCAATCTGATTGAGGAGTTGCGCCTGATAAGCCAACCGCTCTTCAGCCTCCTTTTTCTCGGTGATGTCAATGAGCGTTCCCTCATAGTGAAGAACGCGTCCCTCTGCATCCCGCACAACCCGCGTCAGACCACGAACCCAGACGATCCTCCCATCCCGCCGACGCAACCGGCCCTCCGACTCCAAAACGCCCGCCTGCTCGAGTGTCCGTTGCCAGCGCGACCGATCTTCCGGATCGCAGTGAAGATCGAAGGCCGAGATTTTGAGAATCTCCTCCGGAGTGTCATAGCCCAGCAAACGTGCCAGCGTTGGATTGGCATAGAGGATTTTTCCCTCCGGCGTGCTTCGATAAACTCCGATGAGCGCATCGGTAAAACCATCGGTGAACTCAGGAGCCCGATGAGCTGACTGAACAGCCATAAAGGCGATCTTCCCCTCCTTCCGCGGTGAATCGCTTCCGACCATCTCGCCCCCCACATTGCCGAATTTTCTATAGGCTCACGGGTGGTTTTCCAGCTTCTGCTCCACTTCTACTGAAGAGCCAGAGTCCAGCAAGCTCAGGAGTTCTTCCCGGGTGAGCGCAAGAGGCTACGTATATCAAGGTCACGGCGAATTCGTCAAGGCGATTTTGACTCTCCCGCCACGGCCAAGGGAGGCATTCTCACGCGCTATGACAACCACGGGGCAGCCGTCCACCCCTGTGGGGGGTCTCCCCCTTTCAGCCTATCCGGGGCAAATCCGAAGGGCGACCCCTCGACGGGAACTTGAAGAAGAGCTTTCTGCTCCTCTGTCGGGGAAGCGGTGAGCGGAACGAGGCCATCGCTGACGTGGGTCAGCTCTGATGACCGTTTTCGCCCTTGAATAATTCGACGGGAGTCCTCAAAATCAACCTTTCTATGTCTCAGGCGGTGACCGTGCTCAACTCTGCTCGACGCCTCATCGGTGGACTTATTCACCGGCTTTTGATCGGTGGATGCGTGATCTTGCTCTGTCTGTCGCCTGTGGGAGGACAGGGCCAGGAGACTCCGACGTCCTCTTCAACGGCGTCGCCCATTCCACCGGTTTATGTTGACAACCTCCTCAACGGTCTTCGGGTCTTCATCGTAGAGCGGAAAGGAGAGCCGACGATCACGCTCAGCTTGCTGGTGGAAAACGGTTCTGTTTTTGATCTGGCGCGGAAGACGGGAACGGCGGCGGTGATGGTGCGCGCGATGCTTCGCGGGGCGCGTGATCTCAGCGGGCAGACCATCGCCGAGCGGCTCGAGGCCCTCGGCGCCCGCGTGGATGTCTCGGTGACGGTGGACGCCATGCACATCCTCCTGGAAGCCCCTTCGCGCGGAGCAACGGAACTCATTCCCCTGATGGCTCGGTTCGTTTCCTTTCCCACGTTTGCGGCTGAGGAAGTCACCCGTGTGAAGCAGCAGTACCTGGCGGAACTGCGCACCCGGCGCACCGATCCGGCCGCCCGCGCCGATGAAGAATTCCTCAAAGCCCTCTATCAGCCTCACCCCTACGGACGCCCGCCGGAGGGAACCGAAGAGGAGGTGGCGGCGCTGTCGCCTTACGATCTGCTTCGTCACCATCGCCGATTCTTCATCGCCAACAAAGCTTCTCTGGTGATCATCAGCGATCTATCGCCCCAGGCGCTGATGCCGCTTGTACGACCCTATTTTGGGGCGTTCCTCAAAGGAGATCCCGTTCCCGCCAGTTTCCTGCCTCCTTCGGCTCACACGGGCATCACCATCAAGGTGTACGATCGTCCCGATCTCACCGAGTCTCACATTCGCATCGGATACTTCGGGCTGGAAAAATTCAACGAAGACTATTTCCCCGCCCTCATCCTCGGCCAGATTCTCACGACCGACCGATTGCCCCGGCTGATCGGCTCGAGCGATCAGCGCGCGGCGTCGGGCTGCCGGTTCGAGCTGCGGTCCTTCAAAGGGCTTTTCCTCTGTCAGGCCGCTGTGCCGGGCGCGAAAACAGTTGAGACCGTTGCCGGTCTGCTTCGTCTTTTCGCCGAGATTCGCACGCACGGGGTGACCGAGGCGGAGGTCAACGCCGCCGCGTCACGGCTGATCGAACACTACAGCTCCCGGATGACACAGGCCAGGGAGATCGCCCGCGAATTGCACCGGATTGAACTGTATCGTCTGGGCCGCGATTATCCCCAGAAATTCCGCGAGCGTCTGAGTCGCGTCACTCCGACCGATGTGAAGCGGGTCGCCGACAAATACCTTCCCTCGTCCACGGCCATCATCGCCGTCGTTGGTCCGGCCCACTCGTTTGCCGAGAATCTGAAATCCCTGGGAGCCGTCGAGATCGTCAATGCCCCACCGGCGAGCAAACCGGGCGAATGATCCCGGTATCGCTCCCACACCGGTAAGGACCATTACGAAGGACCGGGGCGAAGCTGCAAGCGATGTCGCGCGGCTCGCTCGACGGCAGCCTCACTGAAGGGAAAAAGACCGGGCTGGACGCGAATCCACTCGTCGAGCTGATCCTGATAGTGAGGACTCGCGTGATGCCCCGATTGACCCAGTGTGATATGCAGGCGCGTTCGGTCGAGGTCGGAGAAGTCCACGATCAAGCGCATGGAGACGCCGTACATGCGCTTTTTGCCGTAGGCATTGATCGTGTTGGGCGATCCCCCCATCTCGATCTCTCGCGAGTTGAGCAGCCTCTTGAGCACGCTCAGCCGACTGAGCGGATGGGCGAACGTCAGCGTGTTGAGCCGACCATAGCGCCAGGATCGAGAATCCGGGCCGAGGTCGCGGGTCAACTGTTCGAGAGCTTCCAGATAGCAATCCTGGAGCACCTTCTCGTAGGAGTCATACCCCGAGGGCAACCACTCGCGAGGTCGTTCCGTGATGAGCCAGTCCACGAGCAGCGAGTCATTGGCCCACTCATAGTTCTCCCAGCGGTCGCCGAGAACGCCTTTGAGGATCATCTGGCGGAAGAGAGTCCGCATGGTCGTCACGAGCGCC includes these proteins:
- a CDS encoding prolyl oligopeptidase family serine peptidase; amino-acid sequence: MRLRLSVARLIAVTLTLIWGLTLPFGALAGTGQRSARRSTSPAAPPPPQLTLEAISRDPGKWAGTPPSQIRWTEDGSKLHFQWNPERQDRAELYELDIRTPGATPRKVADEEKRWLSSNPGDRNAAGTLKVYAFQGDLYLHDIRSGRTRQITRTADAESNPRFSFDERSIVYQRGDNLFEWVIETGETRQITDFRRGRDPEEKPKLSRQDEYLEKQQLELFEIIRKQDKEEKEQKERTKRERGPFPDPTYLKENESVTSLQLSPDRKFVTFILNDRTEAARAKIPEMPKYVTRSGYVETERLATQIGGTGRVKVGAPQVQQKLGVMDTETGAIRYVDMGLGKREYGFQLMSPEAGPFGGPGGVAVQWSDDGRQAFCVLRARDNKDRWIVLLDVAQATARILDAEHDDAWILSQGPYGWLADNRTIWFRSERDGYFHLYTISIDGGPARPLTSGRWEITGVQLSRDKKTFYITASEPHPGERHFYSLPVTGGSLTRITSGEGVYSVTLSPDEKWMAVIYTNPDMPPDLYLMENRPGAPMTRLTDSYTDEFKSYRWRKFEIVTIPDADGNLLYARLYKPDVPHPTRPAVIYVHGAGYAQSVFKNWGGFGTTPFFNVLLQAGYTVLDLDYRGSSGYGRDCRTAIYRNMGGKDVDSAVAAARWLAQTQGIDPRRIGIYGGSYGGFFTLMALFKHPGVFAAGAALYPVTDWAHYNHPYTSNILNLPYEDEEAYRRSSPIYHADGLKDRLLILHGMHDRNVHYQDTIRLVQRLIELKKTGWELATMPIEDHGWQNESSRLDSYRRIFNLFEEVLKRPLPPLTVAGQSSARSSRTGMR
- the dprA gene encoding DNA-processing protein DprA, which translates into the protein MSHAQEGLNDWVALSLITGVGSRTASRLIERFGSPAAVFAASRTDLQSFGLSDDAIDRLHASEPRRLAEEELKRLDAMGAEVVTLADPRYPALLREIYDPPIVLYALGRLEEALGQPCIAIVGTRRPSTYGANVAVQLARDLAARGLTIVSGFARGIDSAAHRGALEAKGKTIAVLGTGLDLTYPRENQRLAEAIRSSGALVTEFPLGTPPAPQNFPFRNRIISGLSLGVVVVEAAQQSGSLITARLAIEQDRDVFAVPGNITSATSFGPNYLIKSGAKLVQYWRDVVEELPYDISRRILQQELAAPAPDAEQLTLTLDERQQKVLALLSFDTPTHIDELLATSGLPSSVLMQVLLELEVKGKISQLPGKNFVKKM
- the polX gene encoding DNA polymerase/3'-5' exonuclease PolX, whose protein sequence is MAITNADVARLFREIAFLLDMEGVAFKPRAYEKAAHAIEAMTEPLTDVYRRGGLAALEAIPGVGRSLAEKIAEYLQSGRMTYYEELKAKYPIDLPSLMGIEGVGPKMIRTLYEELGVKTLDDLEQAARQGRIRHLPRFGEKMEQKILKGIEFRRRHGTRFLLGEVLPLVQELCQRLAARDDVEMIEIAGSIRRRKETVGDADLLVVSRRPGPVMDFFVAQPEVLHVQAKGETKTSVKLKNGMDVDLRVVERESFGAALQYFTGSKDHNIELRRIAEKKGWKLNEYGLFKGRRRIAGRTEEEIYDALGLSYIPPELRENQGEIEAAREGRLPRLIPYGSLRGDLQVQTNWTDGANTIEEMALEAKRLGLEYIAITDHTRSLAMTGGSDEKKLLRQMREIDRLNEKLDGIRLLKGAEVNIQRDGTLDIRDDVLAQLDVVGVAVHSHFNLSRQEMTERIIRAMRHPYADILFHPTGRVLHKREPYEVDIDEIIRVAKETGTILEIDAYPERLDLKDEHIRRAVQAGVPLVIDSDAHHLSHFRVLSYGIAQARRGWARSEDILNTLPCDEFLARLKRRRLR
- a CDS encoding cytochrome c peroxidase, which gives rise to MGKQRIVLPALILSLLSVVLVGCGRKEVTTSAPPKGREAALAQLSDKARQAFFKAALGPLGNVPVPPDNPITPEKVELGKMLFFDPRLSGDRKTSCASCHIPEKAWADGRVVCVGVGGRKGMRNTPSLLNVAYYQKFFWDGRARSLEDQALKELSSPHMGSSPERAARAIAAIPGYGPLFRAAFGSDQVTPDRLAKALATFERTIVTGPSPFDKFIEGDTEALTEEQKKGLEIFLTRGKCTDCHRTRFFTNHEIARTTLYMAPDYGLYNLTKKEYDVGKFRVPTLRNIALTAPYLHNGYEATLEDVAFFTLNGRSRRYMKEHGEIMPIKPFTDDELKSVVEFLKSLTGELPAIERPRQLPQ
- a CDS encoding response regulator produces the protein MNARDAMPHGGRLRIACEYTSVPRPGETAPREMFARVTISDTGFGISPSIRPHIFDPFFTTKEIGTGTGLGLSMAYGIIKAHGGWIDVESEVDRGTTFFIYIPVVGILKVPAAADRDETVPRGTGTILLVDDEPMVRELGQNILESLGYRVLPAEGGMEALRIYTARWPGVDLVLLDFLMPDMNGREVSRRLHEINPGVKIVLVSGYGSEEIGTQLFGYGVVGVVTKPYDVKTLAKAVHRALYG